The following are from one region of the Ruficoccus sp. ZRK36 genome:
- a CDS encoding Dabb family protein: MITHVVVFWSDKPVEESRKKLLEGAKPLADIPGVQNFRFGAPVPSPRATVDDSFSMAISMDFENAEVAAAYQTHPLHQHFLKTYVGSVAKRVLVYDFEA; encoded by the coding sequence ATGATTACGCACGTTGTTGTTTTCTGGTCCGATAAGCCGGTGGAGGAAAGCCGGAAGAAGCTTCTGGAGGGTGCAAAGCCGCTGGCCGATATCCCGGGGGTTCAGAACTTTCGCTTTGGCGCTCCGGTGCCCAGCCCTCGCGCTACGGTGGACGATAGCTTCTCCATGGCGATCTCTATGGACTTCGAGAACGCCGAAGTGGCTGCCGCCTACCAGACCCATCCGCTGCACCAGCACTTTCTGAAGACCTATGTCGGCAGCGTGGCGAAGCGCGTGCTGGTATACGATTTCGAGGCCTGA